The following are encoded together in the Pseudomonas sediminis genome:
- a CDS encoding DUF3108 domain-containing protein, which translates to MRRALLFALTLFSLSAFAEDLQPFSASYTADWKQLPVSGSAERSLKREDDGRWTLNFEASMLVAGLTEESTFRVDNGALLPLTYRLNRSGLGKGKKVEQDFDWEQKQVIGSDRGDAVRLPLNRGLLDKSTYQVALQEDVAAGKKSVSYQVVDGDEIETYDFRVLGEEVVRTKAGLIDAIKVERVRDPTQSTRKTVLWFAKDWGHLLVRLHQVETDGKEYQIMLKEGTVAGKSVEGRRD; encoded by the coding sequence ATGCGTCGTGCCCTGCTGTTCGCCCTGACACTGTTCAGCCTGTCCGCCTTTGCCGAGGACCTGCAGCCCTTCTCCGCCAGCTACACCGCGGACTGGAAGCAGCTGCCGGTCAGTGGCAGCGCCGAGCGCAGCCTCAAACGTGAAGACGACGGCCGCTGGACCCTCAACTTCGAAGCATCGATGCTGGTCGCCGGCCTCACCGAAGAAAGCACCTTCCGCGTCGACAACGGCGCCCTGCTGCCACTGACCTACCGCCTCAATCGCAGCGGCCTGGGCAAAGGCAAGAAGGTCGAGCAGGACTTCGACTGGGAGCAGAAGCAAGTCATCGGCAGCGACCGTGGCGATGCCGTAAGACTGCCGCTCAACCGTGGCCTGCTGGACAAATCGACCTACCAGGTTGCCCTGCAAGAGGACGTTGCGGCCGGCAAGAAGAGCGTGAGCTACCAGGTGGTCGACGGTGACGAGATCGAAACCTATGACTTCCGCGTGCTGGGCGAAGAAGTGGTACGCACCAAGGCGGGCCTGATTGACGCAATCAAGGTCGAACGCGTGCGTGACCCCACGCAAAGCACCCGCAAGACCGTGCTGTGGTTCGCCAAAGACTGGGGCCACCTGCTGGTACGCCTGCATCAGGTGGAAACCGACGGCAAGGAATACCAGATCATGCTCAAGGAAGGCACCGTCGCCGGCAAATCGGTAGAAGGTCGTCGCGACTGA
- the purN gene encoding phosphoribosylglycinamide formyltransferase, translating to MPCNVVVLISGSGSNLQALIDSVGHDGNPARIAAVICNRADAYGLERAKQAGIATGMLDHKQFDGRDAFDAALIQAIDAHQPDLVVLAGFMRILTPGFVQHYAGRLLNIHPSLLPKHKGLHTHQRALEAGDSEHGCSVHFVTEELDGGPLVVQAVLPIKADDTAESLARRVHQQEHQIYPLAVRWFAEGRLRLGAQGAMLDGQPLPASGHLIRT from the coding sequence ATGCCCTGCAATGTCGTCGTCCTGATCTCCGGATCAGGCAGCAATCTGCAAGCGCTGATCGACAGCGTCGGCCACGACGGCAATCCGGCCCGCATCGCCGCGGTTATCTGCAACCGCGCCGATGCCTATGGCCTGGAGCGAGCGAAACAGGCCGGCATCGCCACCGGCATGCTCGACCACAAGCAGTTCGATGGCCGCGACGCCTTCGACGCAGCCCTGATCCAGGCCATCGATGCCCATCAGCCTGACCTGGTGGTGCTGGCTGGCTTCATGCGCATCCTCACGCCGGGCTTCGTTCAGCACTACGCAGGCCGCCTGCTGAATATCCATCCGTCACTGCTACCCAAGCACAAGGGGCTGCATACCCATCAGCGCGCCCTGGAAGCCGGCGACAGCGAACACGGCTGCAGCGTGCACTTCGTGACCGAGGAACTCGATGGTGGCCCTCTGGTCGTACAAGCTGTGTTGCCGATCAAGGCAGACGACACGGCCGAAAGCCTTGCTCGCCGCGTGCACCAGCAGGAACACCAGATCTATCCGCTGGCAGTGCGCTGGTTTGCCGAAGGCCGCTTGCGTCTTGGCGCTCAAGGCGCAATGCTGGATGGCCAGCCGCTGCCCGCCAGCGGCCACCTGATTCGAACCTAG